A part of Aegilops tauschii subsp. strangulata cultivar AL8/78 chromosome 2, Aet v6.0, whole genome shotgun sequence genomic DNA contains:
- the LOC109766462 gene encoding probable potassium transporter 11 isoform X2, which yields MASLSESEGTNRGGMWELDQNLDQPMDEEATRLKNMYREKKFSSVLMLRLAFQSLGVVFGDLGTSPLYVFYNAFPHGVNDDEDVIGALSLIIYTLTLIPLVKYVFVVLRANDNGQGGTLALYSLLCRHAKISTIPNQHKTDEDLTTYSRQTYEENSLAAKIKRWLETRAYKRNCLLILVLLGTCTAIGDGILTPAISVLSASGGIKVQNPNMSTDIVVLVAVIILIGVFSMQHFGTDKVGWLFAPIVLIWFILIGSVGALNIHKHGSSVLKAYNPVYIYRYFRRNGNSSNTWTVLGGIMLSITGTEALFADLCHFPVLAIQIAFTFIVFPCLLLAYTGQAAYIISNKQHVNDAFYRSIPDAIYWPAFVIATAAAIIASQATISATYSIIKQALALGCFPRVKVVHTSKKFLGQIYIPDINWLLLILCIAVTAGFKNQSQIGNAYGTAVVIVMLVTTFLMVPIMLLVWKSHWILVVTFIVLSLMVELPYFWACILKIDQGGWVPLVIAIAFFIIMYVWHYCTVKRYEFEMHSKVSMAWILGLGPSLGLVRVPGIGFVYTELASGVPHIFSHFITNLPAIHSVVVFVCVKYLPVYTVPVEERFLVRRIGPKNFHIFRCIARYGYKDLHKKDDDFEKMLFDCLTLFIRLESMMDGYSDSDEFSLPEQRTEGSINTAFLADKTVNTMCSNGDLSYSSQDSIVPVQSPLGVNNLLTYSSQTNRTVSNEVEFLNRCRDAGVVHILGNTIVRARRDSGIIKKISVDYLYAFMRRICRENSVMFNIPHESLLNVGQIYYI from the exons ATGGCGTCGCTGTCCGAAAGCGAGGGGACGAACAGGGGGGGCATGTGGGAGCTGGATCAGAACCTTGATCAGCCCATGGATGAGGAAGCCACCAGACTCAAGAATATGTACCGGGAAAAG AAATTCTCATCAGTTTTGATGCTGCGGCTTGCATTTCAGAGCCTTGGGGTGGTCTTTGGTGACTTGGGCACATCACCGCTCTATGTGTTCTATAATGCCTTTCCTCATGGAGTAAACGACGACGAGGATGTTATTGGAGCTCTTTCCTTGATCATTTACACCCTTACTCTCATCCCTCTTGTGAAGTATGTTTTTGTTGTCTTGCGGGCAAATGACAATGGTCAAG GTGGTACACTTGCTCTGTATTCACTTCTCTGCCGTCATGCAAAGATCAGCACTATACCCAACCAACACAAGACTGATGAGGACTTAACGACATATAGTCGGCAAACTTATGAGGAGAACTCATTGGCAGCAAAAATAAAGAGATGGCTAGAAACACGCGCATATAAAAGAAACTGTCTTCTTATTCTTGTTCTCCTTGGTACTTGTACAGCTATTGGAGATGGAATCCTTACTCCTGCTATATCAG TTCTTTCTGCATCAGGTGGAATAAAAGTTCAAAATCCAAACATGAGTACTG ATATTGTTGTACTTGTTGCCGTGATCATCTTGATTGGAGTATTCAGCATGCAACACTTTGGTACAGACAAAGTTGGATGGCTATTTGCACCTATAGTGCTCATCTGGTTCATTTTAATTGGAAGTGTCGGTGCACTGAACATACACAAGCATGGTAGCTCTGTATTAAAAGCGTACAATCCAGTCTATATATACCGTTATTTCCGAAGGAATGGGAATTCTTCTAACACCTGGACTGTTCTTGGAGGAATCATGCTTAGCATCACAG GAACTGAAGCGTTATTTGCGGATCTATGTCATTTTCCTGTTTTGGCCATTCAGATTGCATTCACCTTCATTGTATTCCCATGCCTTCTTCTGGCATACACAGGGCAGGCTGCTTATATAATTTCCAACAAGCAACATGTGAATGACGCCTTCTATCGCTCCATTCCAG ATGCCATATACTGGCCAGCCTTTGTTATAGCAACTGCTGCAGCAATAATTGCAAGTCAAGCCACGATATCTGCTACCTACTCAATAATAAAGCAGGCTCTTGCATTAGGATGTTTCCCCCGCGTGAAGGTAGTCCACACCTCGAAGAAATTTCTCGGGCAGATTTATATCCCTGACATCAACTGGCTCCTCCTTATTCTTTGTATTGCTGTGACTGCTGGATTCAAGAACCAGAGCCAGATAGGAAATGCATACG GCACTGCAGTGGTTATAGTTATGCTAGTGACAACGTTCCTCATGGTACCAATAATGCTGCTGGTGTGGAAGAGTCACTGGATTCTTGTCGTCACCTTTATTGTGCTCTCGTTGATGGTAGAGCTACCATACTTCTGGGCTTGCATATTGAAGATTGACCAGGGCGGTTGGGTCCCGCTTGTCATCGCGATAgccttcttcatcatcatgtatGTGTGGCACTATTGCACTGTAAAGCGGTATGAATTTGAGATGCACAGCAAGGTGTCAATGGCCTGGATTCTTGGCCTCGGTCCGAGCCTTGGTCTAGTCAGGGTTCCAGGGATAGGCTTTGTGTACACTGAGCTGGCAAGTGGCGTACCGCACATCTTCTCCCACTTTATCACCAACTTACCTGCTATCCACTCGGTTGTTGTCTTCGTCTGTGTCAAGTATCTTCCAGTCTACACAGTCCCGGTGGAGGAGCGGTTCCTTGTGAGGAGGATTGGGCCGAAGAACTTCCATATATTCCGGTGCATTGCAAGGTACGGATATAAAGACCTCCACAAGAAAGATGATGACTTTGAGAAGATGCTCTTTGACTGCCTCACGTTATTCATCCGACTCGAGAGCATGATGGATGGTTATTCAGATTCCGACGAGTTCAGCTTACCAGAGCAGAGGACTGAAGGATCGATTAACACTGCATTTCTGGCAGACAAAACTGTCAACACAATGTGCTCCAATGGTGACCTTAGCTACTCATCACAGGATTCTATTGTGCCAGTGCAGTCACCCCTCGGGGTAAACAACCTGTTGACGTACTCAAGCCAAACCAACCGTACAGTCAGCAACGAAGTGGAGTTCTTGAACCGGTGCAGGGATGCTGGCGTTGTGCACATCCTAGGGAACACCATTGTGCGCGCTCGGAGAGATTCAGGGATCATCAAGAAGATTTCGGTAGATTACTTGTATGCCTTCATGAGGAGGATCTGCAGGGAGAACAGCGTGATGTTCAATATTCCTCATGAGAGCCTTCTTAATGTTGGGCAAATATACTACATCTGA
- the LOC109766462 gene encoding probable potassium transporter 11 isoform X1, protein MASLSESEGTNRGGMWELDQNLDQPMDEEATRLKNMYREKKFSSVLMLRLAFQSLGVVFGDLGTSPLYVFYNAFPHGVNDDEDVIGALSLIIYTLTLIPLVKYVFVVLRANDNGQGGTLALYSLLCRHAKISTIPNQHKTDEDLTTYSRQTYEENSLAAKIKRWLETRAYKRNCLLILVLLGTCTAIGDGILTPAISGILHNLFRIHVQHHIFLSKLNISRNLICDLYFTVLSASGGIKVQNPNMSTDIVVLVAVIILIGVFSMQHFGTDKVGWLFAPIVLIWFILIGSVGALNIHKHGSSVLKAYNPVYIYRYFRRNGNSSNTWTVLGGIMLSITGTEALFADLCHFPVLAIQIAFTFIVFPCLLLAYTGQAAYIISNKQHVNDAFYRSIPDAIYWPAFVIATAAAIIASQATISATYSIIKQALALGCFPRVKVVHTSKKFLGQIYIPDINWLLLILCIAVTAGFKNQSQIGNAYGTAVVIVMLVTTFLMVPIMLLVWKSHWILVVTFIVLSLMVELPYFWACILKIDQGGWVPLVIAIAFFIIMYVWHYCTVKRYEFEMHSKVSMAWILGLGPSLGLVRVPGIGFVYTELASGVPHIFSHFITNLPAIHSVVVFVCVKYLPVYTVPVEERFLVRRIGPKNFHIFRCIARYGYKDLHKKDDDFEKMLFDCLTLFIRLESMMDGYSDSDEFSLPEQRTEGSINTAFLADKTVNTMCSNGDLSYSSQDSIVPVQSPLGVNNLLTYSSQTNRTVSNEVEFLNRCRDAGVVHILGNTIVRARRDSGIIKKISVDYLYAFMRRICRENSVMFNIPHESLLNVGQIYYI, encoded by the exons ATGGCGTCGCTGTCCGAAAGCGAGGGGACGAACAGGGGGGGCATGTGGGAGCTGGATCAGAACCTTGATCAGCCCATGGATGAGGAAGCCACCAGACTCAAGAATATGTACCGGGAAAAG AAATTCTCATCAGTTTTGATGCTGCGGCTTGCATTTCAGAGCCTTGGGGTGGTCTTTGGTGACTTGGGCACATCACCGCTCTATGTGTTCTATAATGCCTTTCCTCATGGAGTAAACGACGACGAGGATGTTATTGGAGCTCTTTCCTTGATCATTTACACCCTTACTCTCATCCCTCTTGTGAAGTATGTTTTTGTTGTCTTGCGGGCAAATGACAATGGTCAAG GTGGTACACTTGCTCTGTATTCACTTCTCTGCCGTCATGCAAAGATCAGCACTATACCCAACCAACACAAGACTGATGAGGACTTAACGACATATAGTCGGCAAACTTATGAGGAGAACTCATTGGCAGCAAAAATAAAGAGATGGCTAGAAACACGCGCATATAAAAGAAACTGTCTTCTTATTCTTGTTCTCCTTGGTACTTGTACAGCTATTGGAGATGGAATCCTTACTCCTGCTATATCAGGTATTCTACATAATCTCTTCCGAATTCATGTTCAGCATCATATTTTTCTGAGTAAATTGAACATTTCCAGGAATCTGATTTGTGATTTGTATTTCACAGTTCTTTCTGCATCAGGTGGAATAAAAGTTCAAAATCCAAACATGAGTACTG ATATTGTTGTACTTGTTGCCGTGATCATCTTGATTGGAGTATTCAGCATGCAACACTTTGGTACAGACAAAGTTGGATGGCTATTTGCACCTATAGTGCTCATCTGGTTCATTTTAATTGGAAGTGTCGGTGCACTGAACATACACAAGCATGGTAGCTCTGTATTAAAAGCGTACAATCCAGTCTATATATACCGTTATTTCCGAAGGAATGGGAATTCTTCTAACACCTGGACTGTTCTTGGAGGAATCATGCTTAGCATCACAG GAACTGAAGCGTTATTTGCGGATCTATGTCATTTTCCTGTTTTGGCCATTCAGATTGCATTCACCTTCATTGTATTCCCATGCCTTCTTCTGGCATACACAGGGCAGGCTGCTTATATAATTTCCAACAAGCAACATGTGAATGACGCCTTCTATCGCTCCATTCCAG ATGCCATATACTGGCCAGCCTTTGTTATAGCAACTGCTGCAGCAATAATTGCAAGTCAAGCCACGATATCTGCTACCTACTCAATAATAAAGCAGGCTCTTGCATTAGGATGTTTCCCCCGCGTGAAGGTAGTCCACACCTCGAAGAAATTTCTCGGGCAGATTTATATCCCTGACATCAACTGGCTCCTCCTTATTCTTTGTATTGCTGTGACTGCTGGATTCAAGAACCAGAGCCAGATAGGAAATGCATACG GCACTGCAGTGGTTATAGTTATGCTAGTGACAACGTTCCTCATGGTACCAATAATGCTGCTGGTGTGGAAGAGTCACTGGATTCTTGTCGTCACCTTTATTGTGCTCTCGTTGATGGTAGAGCTACCATACTTCTGGGCTTGCATATTGAAGATTGACCAGGGCGGTTGGGTCCCGCTTGTCATCGCGATAgccttcttcatcatcatgtatGTGTGGCACTATTGCACTGTAAAGCGGTATGAATTTGAGATGCACAGCAAGGTGTCAATGGCCTGGATTCTTGGCCTCGGTCCGAGCCTTGGTCTAGTCAGGGTTCCAGGGATAGGCTTTGTGTACACTGAGCTGGCAAGTGGCGTACCGCACATCTTCTCCCACTTTATCACCAACTTACCTGCTATCCACTCGGTTGTTGTCTTCGTCTGTGTCAAGTATCTTCCAGTCTACACAGTCCCGGTGGAGGAGCGGTTCCTTGTGAGGAGGATTGGGCCGAAGAACTTCCATATATTCCGGTGCATTGCAAGGTACGGATATAAAGACCTCCACAAGAAAGATGATGACTTTGAGAAGATGCTCTTTGACTGCCTCACGTTATTCATCCGACTCGAGAGCATGATGGATGGTTATTCAGATTCCGACGAGTTCAGCTTACCAGAGCAGAGGACTGAAGGATCGATTAACACTGCATTTCTGGCAGACAAAACTGTCAACACAATGTGCTCCAATGGTGACCTTAGCTACTCATCACAGGATTCTATTGTGCCAGTGCAGTCACCCCTCGGGGTAAACAACCTGTTGACGTACTCAAGCCAAACCAACCGTACAGTCAGCAACGAAGTGGAGTTCTTGAACCGGTGCAGGGATGCTGGCGTTGTGCACATCCTAGGGAACACCATTGTGCGCGCTCGGAGAGATTCAGGGATCATCAAGAAGATTTCGGTAGATTACTTGTATGCCTTCATGAGGAGGATCTGCAGGGAGAACAGCGTGATGTTCAATATTCCTCATGAGAGCCTTCTTAATGTTGGGCAAATATACTACATCTGA
- the LOC109766467 gene encoding uncharacterized protein: MSMPEEFVIFPAEGKISNGPEGALVSPDCPFLVARLPQPLNKSFEQVRRWIMQLFQLNGATHELTLQHILYVRNNPMAPPSTMLIDIIGDDSWRAFLNVAWRHVGVFRLFVKWSAKKTTSVSKAVVTNGTPVADEDPAVTDESDDDGSWPTCNHDKPCTIETSWDRQDPGRRFYRCPLFADSKQDCGFTQWLDRKFPEKATVHMNYLTDKVDPLEQQVDNLKCELEELRHRRQKRSVAEAVVSHGDKCLCGKIPCDAACCNQDEKPRPSQIRRLAKAN, from the exons ATGTCGATGCCAGAAGAGTTTGTGATATTTCCTGCTGAAGGGAAGATTTCCAATGGGCCTGAGGGGGCACTAGTGAGTCCCGATTGCCCGTTTCTGGTCGCACGGCTGCCACAGCCACTGAACAAGTCGTTCGAGCAAGTGCGACGCTGGATAATGCAGCTCTTCCAGTTGAATGGCGCGACACATGAGCTCACTCTGCAGCACATTCTGTATGTCAGGAACAATCCCATGGCTCCTCCTTCCACCATGCTGATTGACATAATTGGGGACGATTCCTGGAGGGCGTTCCTGAACGTGGCATGGCGCCATGTTGGAGTTTTCAGGCTGTTTGTCAAGTGGAGTGCCAAGAAGACAACCTCTGTTTCTAAGGCAGTCGTCACCAATGGCACTCCGGTTGCTGATGAAGATCCTGCAGTGAcagatgaatctgatgatgatgGCAGCTGGCCAACTTGCAACCATGATAAACCTTGCACCATTGAAACTTCATGGGACCGTCAAGACCCAGGGAGAAGGTTCTACCGCTGCCCTCTCTTCGCG GATTCAAAACAGGACTGTGGGTTCACCCAATGGCTGGACAGGAAGTTCCCTGAGAAGGCGACTGTACACATGAACTACCTCACCGACAAGGTTGATCCACTCGAGCAGCAGGTTGACAACCTGAAGTGCGAGCTTGAGGAACTTCGTCATCGTCGCCAGAAAAGGTCGGTTGCAGAAGCTGTTGTCAGTCATGGAGACAAGTGCCTATGTGGAAAGATCCCTTGCGACGCAGCTTGTTGCAATCAGGATGAAAAGCCGCGCCCAAGCCAGATTCGTAGATTGGCTAAGGCCAATTAG